In Kaistella sp. 97-N-M2, the sequence TTCGCTTCTTCCAAAGATACTCCCGGAATATTAACGTCCAGTTCCACTGCCAATCCGAACGCGCCATTTTCGATAGAACCAAGGCTGACTTTCGCGACAACGGAAGTTTCTCCGGTCTGTGTTTTAGATTTGCTGATAACAAGATTTAAAGCACTGTCGAAACAGGCGGCATAACCCGCTGCAAAAAGCATTTCGGGATTGGCGTAATCGTCGTTGGCGCCGCCTAAAGTTTTTGGAGTCCGAACTTCGAGGTCCAAAATGCCGTTATCACTTTTAAGATGTCCGTTTCTTCCGCCTTTTGCGGTAACGCTTGTTGTGTATAATGTTTTCATTTTTTTTATTTTCCTATTATTTGCATTAATTTTGTGACTGATTCTTTAAGTTCCAAAAGATCGTTCTCTGTTAAGTTGAGCTTTTCCTGCATTCGCCGCGGAATACCGCAGGCTTTTTCCTGAAGCTGATTG encodes:
- a CDS encoding organic hydroperoxide resistance protein yields the protein MKTLYTTSVTAKGGRNGHLKSDNGILDLEVRTPKTLGGANDDYANPEMLFAAGYAACFDSALNLVISKSKTQTGETSVVAKVSLGSIENGAFGLAVELDVNIPGVSLEEAKSLTEKAHQVCPYSNATRNNIDVKLEVTNN